The Gammaproteobacteria bacterium genomic interval TGCGCTGGAACCTGCCACTGAAGATCGGCTTCTACGCGCTGCGCAGCCGACTCATGCAGTGGCGATCGCCCGCGGTGCGCTTCGGCTACGATTACAAGCTGCATTCGGCACTCGGCCGCCGTGAACAGCTCACGATGATGCTGGCCGCCAGGGATTGACTCCGATGCCGGTCCAGAGCCTGTGATGACGATGCTCAGCGTGGTCGTGCCGAGCTATAACCGCGAGGCATTTCTGCCGCGCTGCCTGTCCAGTCTGCTGACGCAGGATCATCCGCAGTTCGAAGTCATCGTCGTCGACGATGCGTCGACGGACGGTTCAGCGGCCTGGTTGCAGGCGATCGACGATCCCCGTCTGAAAGTTCTGCGGCATGCCGGCAATCGAGGCGTCGGCGCCGCACGCAACACCGGCGTTTCGGCCGCGCGCGGTCGCTGGATCGTGTTCGTGGACAGTGATGACGAATTGCTGCCCGGCGCCTTGCATTGTATTCAGGAGCGAGCCGACTTGGCGCCGCCCGAGTTGCACGCGCTGTGGTTCCGCTGCCGCCTGGACTGTGGCCGCCTGAGTCCGGATCCGGTTCCCCGCGCGATCGATTGGGATTACTTCGGCTATCTGCGGTTCATCGAGGAAACGGCATTCCGTTGCCGCGACATGCTGCGCTGCGTGCGCCGCGAGTGCTTCGACGGCTTGCGGTATTCCGAGCAGCGCATGCACGAGGCCCAATACCATCTGGACTTCGCACGCCGGTTTCGCTCGCGCCTGTTCCCGGACGTGTTGCGCTTGTACCACCAGGATGCCAGCGATCGTCTGGCACCTCAGGTGCGGTCCCTGGAACGTCCGCGCCTGCCCCGATCGGCGCTCGAGATTCTGACCCTGAAAGACGCGGCACAGGGTTATGACGGCTTGCTGCGTGACCACGGCGAGGCGCTGCGACGTTATGCTCCGACCATGTATCGAAACTATCTGCGTCGCGCGGCCGCGGCGGCTCTGTCGGTCGGAGAGCATCGTGGGGCATGGCGCCATGTGCGGACATTGCTCGCGCATGCACCCTTTTCCTCACGCAGCTGGCGCCTGCTGTGGAGTACCTTGGCGGTCGCCCGTGCATGAGCGATGAATTGCGCATCCTTCACCAGATCGTGCTGCGCAACGGCGCCTGGGGTGGCATGGAAAAGCACTTCGCCGCTTTCGTGCGCGACGGCCAGAAGCGCTCCGGCGTGTCGAACTTTCTGGTCGAGAACCTGCGCAGGGTCGCGCCGGAAGTCGGCGCAGCCCTGGCCTGCCTGAGTCAGCCGGCGCGCGAGCTGCGCCGCTGGCACGGTCTGCCGGTACCGAAATGGCCGGTGGCGGCATGACAAGTCCACCGCGCTTCACTGGCACGGCGCTGGGACATCAACTGCG includes:
- a CDS encoding glycosyltransferase family 2 protein, yielding MTMLSVVVPSYNREAFLPRCLSSLLTQDHPQFEVIVVDDASTDGSAAWLQAIDDPRLKVLRHAGNRGVGAARNTGVSAARGRWIVFVDSDDELLPGALHCIQERADLAPPELHALWFRCRLDCGRLSPDPVPRAIDWDYFGYLRFIEETAFRCRDMLRCVRRECFDGLRYSEQRMHEAQYHLDFARRFRSRLFPDVLRLYHQDASDRLAPQVRSLERPRLPRSALEILTLKDAAQGYDGLLRDHGEALRRYAPTMYRNYLRRAAAAALSVGEHRGAWRHVRTLLAHAPFSSRSWRLLWSTLAVARA